The Daucus carota subsp. sativus chromosome 7, DH1 v3.0, whole genome shotgun sequence genome window below encodes:
- the LOC108193738 gene encoding uncharacterized protein LOC108193738: MAMREEDSDSEAPEEFTVEQGIHINEEITKVQKENKARVVREGKERRRQWAQKLTPRPSRPDKSIQNVIEMPQESEDNKDMLPDNIVQELAAQEKKVFLSDSEEENAEKRHTSRKKKPKSSGFGPVILSDIPPPLCLQNSLEFLKKRKSQVPRSYAVLNNSSQALRFISTKLLNKK; the protein is encoded by the exons ATGGCGATGCGTGAAGAAGACAGCGATTCCGAAGCTCCCGAAGAATTTACAGTCGAGcag GGTATACATATAAATGAAGAGATTACAaaagttcaaaaagaaaacaaGGCTAG GGTTGTCCGTGAAGGAAAGGAACGTCGCAGACAGTGGGCTCAAAAGCTGACACCAAGACCATCACGTCCAGATAAAAGCATTCAAAATGTAATAGAAATGCCTCAAGAGAGTGAAGATAATAAAGATATGCTTCCAGACAACATAGTGCAGGAACTTGCTGCTCAAGAGAA gaaAGTTTTTTTGTCAGACTCTGAGGAAGAGAATGCTGAGAAAAGACATACCTCAAGAAAGAAAAAACCAAAAAGCTCTGG GTTCGGACCTGTAATTCTGAGTGACATACCGCCTCCTCTATGCTTACAGAATTCATTAGAATTCTTAAAGAAAAGGAAATCTCAGGTACCACGGTCCTATGCAGTTCTGAATAACTCTAGCCAAGCACTTCGCTTTATTTCAACAAAGTTGCTGAATAAGAAATAA
- the LOC108196363 gene encoding wall-associated receptor kinase-like 14 has translation MEIAVVVITVFTAFFSAHAQNSTCKRYCGDDNSRITVQYPFGFSDECEIPLKCDEVKKRMLIGDFEVKKVTTESIVLRFPANCSRSIEESAQLISRNYAPTNRSNFLIRNCKRPVNRCLIQAESFENRLSVKSCESKASDDVSCYTGKNMSVVDELNGSDCSVLFTSILINSPENNSAESVVLALEFEVVELEWWLEGPCKCAVNANCAQLLVAGGKRRFRCQCNAGFEGDGFREGEGCRKVVSVSDCNASRYISGRCGGTKRAGILAAVAAAGACLIAALAFICYCVRRRSTSRKYKISANRLLSEARSSTVPLFSYKDIERATNGFSEKQRLGTGAYGTVYAGKLHNDEWVAIKKLRHQDTDGIEQIMNEIKLLSSVSHQNLVRLLGCCIENGEQILVYEFMPNGTLAQHLQRERGHVLPWTVRLTIATETALAIAHLHTATHPPIYHRDIKSSNILLDVNFNSKVADFGLSRLGMTDNSHVSTAPQGTPGYVDPQYHQNFHLSDKSDVYSFGVVLVEIVTALKVVDFSRSATDINLAALAIDRIGKGRVDEIIDPLLEPNRDAWTLSSIHKVAELAFRCLAFHRDMRPSMVEVAQELEQIRLGAWAPLDENMGMASSVASSCSSPFDGSEKSLGGATVKKLGVGSRRVVVPHRPLDCLTPMKEVSDSSPISVRDPWSSEQSSPSTNSLLRNIVR, from the exons ATGGAGATCGCCGTGGTTGTAATCACAGTTTTCACGGCCTTTTTCTCTGCTCATGCACAGAATTCTACCTGTAAACGCTACTGCGGTGATGATAATAGTAGAATTACTGTTCAGTATCCGTTTGGCTTTTCGGATGAATGTGAGATTCCGCTCAAGTGTGATGAGGTTAAAAAACGGATGCTCATCGGAGATTTTGAAGTTAAGAAAGTCACGACTGAGAGTATAGTTCTTCGTTTTCCGGCGAATTGTAGCCGGAGTATTGAGGAGAGTGCACAATTGATCAGCCGGAATTACGCTCCGACGAACCGAAGCAATTTTCTGATCAGAAACTGTAAACGGCCGGTGAACAGGTGTTTGATACAGGCGGAGTCGTTTGAGAATCGTTTGTCTGTAAAAAGTTGCGAGTCGAAAGCTAGTGATGATGTTAGTTGTTATACAGGAAAGAATATGAGTGTTGTTGATGAGTTGAATGGGAGCGATTGTTCGGTTTTGTTCACATCAATTTTGATTAATTCGCCTGAAAATAATAGTGCGGAGTCAGTTGTACTGGCTTTGGAGTTCGAGGTAGTCGAGCTGGAGTGGTGGCTGGAAGGGCCGTGTAAGTGCGCTGTGAATGCTAATTGTGCTCAATTGTTGGTTGCTGGTGGAAAGAGGCGGTTCCGGTGTCAATGCAATGCAGGGTTTGAAGGGGATGGCTTCCGTGAGGGAGAGGGTTGTCGGAAAG TTGTCTCAGTTTCTGACTGCAATGCTTCAAGATACATATCTGGTAGATGTGGTGGAACTAAGAGGGCTGGAATTTTAGCTGCAG TTGCTGCTGCTGGAGCTTGTTTAATTGCTGCTCTGGCTTTTATCTGTTACTGTGTGCGAAGACGCTCAACTTCTCGGAAATACAAAATAAGTGCAAACCGCCTTCTTAGTGAAGCACGCAGCTCTACTGTTCCCCTATTTTCCTACAAGGATATTGAGAGAGCTACAAATGGATTTTCTGAGAAACAAAGACTAGGCACTGGGGCATATGGTACAGTTTATGCTGGAAAGCTCCATAATGATGAGTGGGTAGCCATTAAGAAACTAAGACATCAAGATACCGATGGCATTGAACAGATCATGAATGAGATAAAGCTCCTGTCCTCTGTGAGCCATCAGAATCTAGTTCGTCTTTTAGGTTGCTGTATTGAGAATGGTGAACAGATTCTTGTATATGAATTCATGCCAAATGGAACTTTGGCTCAGCATCTACAAAGAGAAAGGGGCCATGTCCTTCCATGGACAGTACGCCTCACCATTGCAACTGAGACAGCACTCGCAATTGCTCATCTCCACACAGCCACACATCCCCCTATATACCACAGAGACATCAAATCTAGTAATATACTGTTAGATGTAAACTTTAACTCAAAGGTAGCAGATTTTGGTCTTTCCAGACTGGGCATGACAGATAATTCTCACGTTTCAACAGCTCCTCAAGGGACACCTGGCTATGTTGATCCTCAGTACCATCAAAACTTCCATCTTTCTGATAAAAGCGATGTTTACAGCTTTGGGGTGGTTCTTGTAGAAATTGTGACTGCTTTGAAAGTTGTTGATTTCTCTCGATCTGCGACCGATATTAATTTAGCTGCACTAGCTATTGACAGGATCGGAAAGGGCCGTGTAGATGAAATAATAGACCCTTTACTAGAGCCAAATAGAGATGCCTGGACACTTTCATCCATTCACAAGGTTGCTGAGTTGGCTTTTAGATGTCTTGCTTTTCATAGGGACATGAGACCCTCTATGGTGGAAGTTGCACAAGAGTTAGAGCAGATCAGACTTGGTGCTTGGGCTCCGTTGGACGAGAATATGGGCATGGCTTCATCAGTAGCATCCTCCTGTTCATCTCCTTTCGATGGAAGTGAGAAGTCATTAGGTGGTGCGACAGTAAAGAAACTAGGTGTTGGAAGTAGAAGGGTAGTTGTCCCCCACAGGCCTTTAGATTGCCTCACTCCGATGAAAGAGGTGAGTGATAGCTCCCCAATATCTGTGCGGGATCCTTGGTCAAGTGAACAGAGCTCGCCTTCAACCAATAGCTTGCTGCGTAATATTGTTCGGTGA
- the LOC108196364 gene encoding thioredoxin-like protein HCF164, chloroplastic codes for MALTMASHIVGINKLRPPSFFHSSYSSLHLTKPPPLFHFPSSTKTFRIFCQTDPNQNNDSSTPQDELAVEVSEDKDDKNSSNESASTSGFEFPQYPTKTFNTGLAFVSVVAAVGLFLSGRLDLGVSLKDISAVALPYEQALSNGKPTVVEFYADWCEVCRELAPDVYKVEQQYKDRVNFVMLNVDNTKWEQELDEFGVEGIPHFAFLDKKGNEEGNVVGRLPTKYLLENVDALAQGKESIPHARVVGQYSSAEGRKVHQVSDPRSHG; via the exons ATGGCTTTGACCATGGCTTCCCACATCGTCGGAATCAATAAACTCCGGCCGCCGTCTTTTTTCCACTCCTCTTACTCATCTCTCCACCTCACTAAACCTCCCCCCCTCTTTCATTTCCCTTCTTCTACCAAAACCTTTAGAATTTTCTGCCAAACAGACCCTAATCAGAACAACGACTCTTCCACTCCACAG GATGAGTTGGCTGTAGAGGTGAGTGAGGACAAGGATGATAAGAATAGCAGCAATGAGTCGGCTTCGACTAGTGGATTTGAATTCCCTCAATACCCAACCAAGACTTTCAATACAGGATTAGCATTTGTTTCTGTTGTTGCAGCTGTTGGACTTTTCTTATCCGGTCGATTAGACTTGGGCGTTTCTTTGAAGGACATCTCGGCCGTTGCATTACCATATGAACAG GCTCTCTCGAATGGGAAGCCCACTGTTGTAGAATTTTATGCAGATTGGTGTGAAGTTTGTCGGGAACTAGCTCCAGATGTTTACAAAGTTGAGCAGCAGTACAA GGATCGGGTGAATTTTGTTATGCTAAATGTGGATAACACAAAATGGGAGCAAGAGCTTGATGAATTTGGCGTGGAGGGTATCCCACATTTTGCATTCCTGGACAAAAAGGGTAACGAGGAGGGTAATGTTGTAGGCAGGCTGCCAACTAAGTACCTTCTCGAGAATGTTGATGCCCTAGCCCAAGGAAAAGAATCAATCCCTCATGCTCGTGTGGTGGGACAATACTCGAGTGCTGAAGGAAGAAAGGTGCATCAAGTATCTGATCCAAGAAGTCATGGTTAG